Proteins co-encoded in one Muntiacus reevesi chromosome 13, mMunRee1.1, whole genome shotgun sequence genomic window:
- the TCN2 gene encoding transcobalamin-2, whose amino-acid sequence MGHLGALLFLLGGLGALAHICEITEVDSTLVERLGQRLLPWMDRLSPEQLNPSIYVGLRLSSLQAGAKEAHYLHSLKLSYQQSLLRPASSKDSSDSEAKPSMGQLALYLLALRANCEFVGGRKGDRLVSQLKRFLEDEKGAIGHNHQGHPRTSYYQYGLGILALCVHQKRVHDSVVGKLLYAVEHERHLLQDRVSVDTMAMAGMAFSCLELSNLNPNQRNRINLALRRVQENILKAQTPEGYFGNVYSTPLALQLLMGSLRPTVELGTACLKAKAALQASLQHKTFQNPLMISQLLPVLNQKSYVDLISPDCQAPRALLEPATEILPQTQVPEFIDVTLKVSGISPSYRHSVSVPAGSSLEDVLKNAQEHGRFRYRTQASLSGPFLTSVLGKKAGEREFWQVLQAPDTPLQQGIADYRPKDGETIELRLVGW is encoded by the exons ATGGGGCACCTCGGGGCCCTCCTCTTCCTGCTGGGAGGCCTGGGAGCACTCGCCCACATCTGCG AGATAACCGAGGTGGACAGCACGCTGGTGGAGAGGCTGGGCCAGCGCCTCTTGCCCTGGATGGACCGGCTCTCCCCGGAGCAGCTGAACCCCAGTATCTACGTGGGCCTGCGCCTCTCGAGCCTGCAGGCTGGGGCCAAGGAGGCCCACTACCTGCACAGCCTCAAGCTTAGCTACCAGCAGAGCCTCCTGAG GCCCGCCTCCAGCAAGGACAGCAGTGACTCTGAGGCCAAGCCCTCCATGGGCCAGCTGGCCCTCTACCTGCTGGCTCTCCGGGCCAACTGCGAGTTCGTCGGAGGCCGCAAGGGGGacaggctggtctcccagctgaaGCGGTTCCTGGAGGACGAGAAGGGGGCCATCG GGCACAACCACCAGGGCCACCCCCGCACCAGCTACTACCAGTACGGCCTGGGCATCCTGGCCCTGTGTGTCCACCAGAAGCGAGTCCATGACAGCGTGGTAGGCAAGCTCCTGTACGCCGTGGAACACGAGCGGCATCTCCTGCAGGACCGCGTCTCTGTGG ACACCATGGCCATGGCAGGCATGGCCTTCTCCTGTCTGGAACTGTCCAACCTCAACCCCAATCAGAGAAACCGGATCAACCTGGCCCTCAGGAGAGTGCAAGAGAACATTCTGAAGGCCCAGACCCCAGAGGGCTACTTCGGGAATGTCTACAGCACCCCTCTGGCTTTGCAG TTGCTGATGGGCTCCCTCAGGCCCACGGTGGAGCTGGGCACGGCCTGCCTCAAGGCCAAGGCGGCTCTGCAGGCCAGCCTACAacacaagaccttccagaacccTCTCATGATCTCTCAGCTACTACCCGTCCTGAACCAGAAGAGCTATGTGGATCTCATCTCCCCAGACTGCCAGGCTCCAAGAG CCCTGTTGGAACCGGCTACAGAGATCCTGCCGCAGACCCAAGTCCCGGAGTTCATTGACGTCACGCTGAAGGTCTCCGGCATCTCCCCTTCATACAGACACTCTGTCTCTGTCCCTGCCGGCTCCTCCCTGGAAGATGTCCTGAAGAATGCCCAGGAGCATGGGAGATTCAG GTATAGAACACAGGCCTCCCTATCAGGCCCCTTCCTGACCTCCGTGCTGGGGAAAAAGGCTGGGGAACGTGAGTTCTGGCAGGTTCTCCAAGCTCCTGACACCCCCTTGCAGCAAG GTATTGCTGACTATAGACCCAAGGATGGAGAGACCATCGAGCTGAGGCTGGTTGGCTGGTAG